The genomic DNA CGCTCGTGGCCCAGGGGTCGGTCTCGGTGGAGCGGGCGGTGCGCCAGCCGGGCGCGGTCCAGCCGGTACCGACCCCGGTGACCGGGCCGGCCGAGAGGATCGGGGTGTCGCCGGCGAGGACGGGGGCGCCGGCGTACGCGGCGGTGTCCCAGAAGAACTCGGTGCCGTCGACGGACGCGAGCTCGCCGAGGGCGTCGGCGTGCACGGTCGTCTTCCGGACCCGGTCGCGGTCGTGGTGGACGACGCCGGCGAGGTAGCCGGAGGGGTTCCACACGAACTCGCGGGCTTGGCCTCGGTTGTCGCGCTCGCCCGTTCGGCGGCCGGCGCCGTCGTAGGTGTAGCGGACCTCGCGGCCCCCCGCGTCGTTCGACGTCAGGAGCTGGCCCGCAGCGTCGTAGACGTGCAGGAGCGCGGCCTGGTCGGTCGACTCGGCGACCATGCGGCCAGCCGCGTCGTAGCGCCAACGGTTGGTCGACGAGATCGTCGAGGTGCCGCTGGTCGTGCGGATCCGGGCCTCGACGAGCTGGTGGGCGCCGTCGTAGGCGTAGTCGGTCGCGGTGGTGACGGAGCCGTCGCCCTTCACTACCCGGGTGATGCGGCCGTCGTCGTCGCGGTCGATCGTGGTGCGGGTCGAGCCCTCGCTGTCGGTGATCGTGTGGCCGACGACGAAGCCGTCACGGTGCTCCCACGACTGGATCATCCCGCCGGCGAGGGCGGAGATGAGGCGGCCGGCGGCGTCGTGGTCGAAGGCGGCGCGGCCGAGGACGCTCGAGTCGATCGACGTGAGGTGGCCGGCGCGGTCGTAGCCGTAGGACGTGGTGGTGCCGTCAGGGGTGACCATCGAGGTGCGGCGGCCGTCGGCGTCGTAGGTCCACTCGACGGAGCGGCCGTCGCGGGTGCGGCGGACGAGCTGGCCGCGGCGGTTCCACTCGAGCTCGTGCTCGACGACGACGCCGTCCTCGCGGGTGGAGTCGACAGTGCGGACGGTCCGGCGGCGCAGGTCGCGGGTGAGGGCGGTGACCGTGCGGCCGTCGACGGCCATGGTCGCAGGGCGGCCGGAGGCGTCGAAGGTCCAGGTCGTGCGGCGGCCGTCCGGCGACTCCTGCCAGACCTGGCGTCCGGCGGCGTCGTAGCCGGCTCGCGTGGTGCGGCCGATGGGGTCGGTCTCGGCGACGCAGCGGTTCATCGCGTCGAACTCGCGCACCGTCACCCCGCCCAGCGGGTCGGTGATCCGCGTGGTGCGGCCGTTGGCGTCGTAGTCGTAGGTCGTAACGCCGCCGTTGCCGTCGATCGCGGCGACGAGCTGGCCGGCGGCGTCGTAGCGGAACCGGCGGGTGCCGCCCAGCGAGTCCTGCCACTCGACGACCTGACCGGCGAGGTCGTAGGTCCAGCGCGAGGTGCCGACGCCGGGAGCGTGGTGCTCGACGATGCGGCCGCAGACGTCGTACGTCGACCGCGCGACCTCGCCTGTGGGCAGGGTCTGGGTGACGGGGCGGCTGTCGACGTCGTAGCCGATGGTGGTGACGGCGCCGTTGGGGTCGGTGACGCTGACGAGCCGGCCGCAGTGGTCGTAGGCGTAGCGGGTGGTCGCGCCCAGCGGGGAGACGACCTCGAGCGGACGGCCTGCGGCGTCGCGGCGGATGAGTGTGAGGCCGCCGTCGGCGTCAAGGGCCTCGACCGGGCGGCCGCAGCGGTCGTAGGTGTAGACGGCGGAGGAGCCGTCGGCCTGGCCAATCGAGGTGAGGCGGCCGAGCGGGTCGAAGCCGGTGTGGGTCGAGACGTCGCCGTCGCGGACCTCGACCTCGTTGCGCGCGGCGTCGAGGTCGACGCCCACGCGGACGCCGGTGGCGTCGACCGAGGCGACCGGGTTCCCGGCGCGGTCGAACTCCTGGCGCCACACACCGCCGGTCGGGTCGGTGGTGGCGACGAGCCGGGAGAGGGCGTCGTGCGCGAACTCCCAGCGGGCGCCATCCGGCAGCTCGACGGCGGCGAGGTTGCCGAGGTCGTCGAGCCGGCGGGTGACGGCACGACCGAGCGGGTCGATCGTCGCCGCCTCCTCGCCGTGCGGGCCGTACTCGAGCGAGGTGCGGGAGCCGAGCGGGTCGACGGTGGACGCCAGGCGGCCGCCGGCCGTGTACTCGTAGCGCCAGGTGCCGCCGTCAGGGTTGACCCGCTCGGCGAGCAGGCCGGAGGAGGGGTCGTAGATGTAGGTCGTGAGCTGGCCGGAGGGCGTGATCGCGGCGGTGACGCGGCCGAGGTCGTCGCGCTCGAGGCGGGCGGTGTGGCCGTCAGCGTTGGTGGTGCCGACGAGGTCGCCGTGCAGGTCGTAGGTGAGACGGACGACGACGTCGGTGGGGTCGACGATCTCGGTGAGGAGGCCGTCGGTCCAGGTGAGGCAGGTGAGCCTGCCCTCGGGGTCCACGATCGTCGAGGGGTTCCGGAGGTCGCCGTCGTAGGTGTACGCGGTGACCGCGCCCTGCTCGGTGACCACGGTGGTGACGCGGTCGAGGTCGTCGTAGCCGAAGGTCAGGTCAGCGCCGGACGGGGTGACGCTGCGGACACGGCGGCCGCGGGCGTCGCACTCGTGGACGGTGGTGGAGCCGTCGCGCTCGGTGAGGACGACCGGGTTGCTCCAGCGGTCGTAGGAGGTGGACTGGCGCTGCTCGTCGGCGTCGACGACACCGATCAGACGGCCCTTCTCGTCGTGGAGCCACGTGTTGGAGCGGGTGCCGTCCTCGTCGGAGACGACGGTGGTACGCCCGGGCAGGTAGACGTAGCGCGTGGTGCGGCCGAAGGGAGAGCGCTGCGTGGTGACGCGGCCCCGGTCGTCGTAGAGGTTGTCGACCTCGACGACACCGTCAGCGTCGACCACGGCGGCGATGCGACCGTCGGCGCCCCAGCGGTAGGTGCGGGTGCCGGTCGGACCAGCGGCCGACAGCAGGTGAACGTCGGCGTCGTAGGCGTATGTGACCGTTCGGCCGTCGGCGGAGCGGGCCGAGACGACCCGCTCGTCAGTCCAGTCGAGGTCGATCCACTGCCCGCGGGCGTGCGAGAGCCGGAGCAGCCGACCGGCCTCGTCGCGGACGAGGGTGACGAAGGCGCGGGCCTCGGCCGGGCCGGTGCCGAAGGAGCGCAGGGTGCCGCCGGAGGACAGGCGCCACCAGGAGCCGTCGTTGCCGGTGACGACCAGCTCGCCGGAGTTGGCGTCGCGGGAGAGCCAGAGGCTCTCGCCGGCCGCGCGGTCCCAACCGTCGCCGAGACGGGGGAAGTGGATCTGCCGACCGTCGGGCAGCGTGAAGCGCGCGAGGTCGTCGGCGAGCGTCAGGCCGGCCTCGCAGATCGACGACCAGCCGACGCCGAAGGCGTGGATCTCGGCGTCGAAGGAGTTGTACGTGCGCCCGAGCGTGAGCATCGAGGCGGCGCCGGGGAAGGTCAGGTCGGCCTCGACCTCGAGGAAGTTGCCGGTGGCGGTGTTGACCGGGTCGTCGGCGTAGCCCGACGTCGGAGGAGCGCCGTAGGCCTGAGGCGGCTGGATCGTGAGGTCGTTCCGCGTGATGTTGACGTGGTGCGCTTGCAGGGCAGCGGCCACGGCGCTGTTCGACAACGTCGACACCTCGCCGTTGGCGCCGGCGGCCTTGAAGGCGTTGGCGACGACGGTCGCCCACTCGACGTCCATCGCGTTGGCGGCCAGCCACTGACGGAAGCCGTTGATCGGTCCGTTCGCGTCGAGGCTGCCCCACTTGCACCTCATGCAGAAGGTGTCGTAGGCGTTGCTCACCCGGCCGGGCACCGGCTCCAGCTGACCGTTCAGGTCGCTCGAGCCGGAGGCGAAGGCGTGCAGGTTCTTCGGCATCGCCGAGGAGGTTCCGCCGCCGCTGCC from Microlunatus sagamiharensis includes the following:
- a CDS encoding DUF6531 domain-containing protein; translation: MALGANAAPVPFDFGAAESLITACRTAASSIDAQVGQRWSLVSTGSKEFKGLFSQLFAGNALTAAADATELSMSLRDMADKAQQLADQARAEQERRDKAKAWQEEHDNRSGAQKVWDDLFNSGDDPPFGDPVEPGPLSVPAPPNRPRDPMAPAGGSGQGGSGGGTSSAMPKNLHAFASGSSDLNGQLEPVPGRVSNAYDTFCMRCKWGSLDANGPINGFRQWLAANAMDVEWATVVANAFKAAGANGEVSTLSNSAVAAALQAHHVNITRNDLTIQPPQAYGAPPTSGYADDPVNTATGNFLEVEADLTFPGAASMLTLGRTYNSFDAEIHAFGVGWSSICEAGLTLADDLARFTLPDGRQIHFPRLGDGWDRAAGESLWLSRDANSGELVVTGNDGSWWRLSSGGTLRSFGTGPAEARAFVTLVRDEAGRLLRLSHARGQWIDLDWTDERVVSARSADGRTVTYAYDADVHLLSAAGPTGTRTYRWGADGRIAAVVDADGVVEVDNLYDDRGRVTTQRSPFGRTTRYVYLPGRTTVVSDEDGTRSNTWLHDEKGRLIGVVDADEQRQSTSYDRWSNPVVLTERDGSTTVHECDARGRRVRSVTPSGADLTFGYDDLDRVTTVVTEQGAVTAYTYDGDLRNPSTIVDPEGRLTCLTWTDGLLTEIVDPTDVVVRLTYDLHGDLVGTTNADGHTARLERDDLGRVTAAITPSGQLTTYIYDPSSGLLAERVNPDGGTWRYEYTAGGRLASTVDPLGSRTSLEYGPHGEEAATIDPLGRAVTRRLDDLGNLAAVELPDGARWEFAHDALSRLVATTDPTGGVWRQEFDRAGNPVASVDATGVRVGVDLDAARNEVEVRDGDVSTHTGFDPLGRLTSIGQADGSSAVYTYDRCGRPVEALDADGGLTLIRRDAAGRPLEVVSPLGATTRYAYDHCGRLVSVTDPNGAVTTIGYDVDSRPVTQTLPTGEVARSTYDVCGRIVEHHAPGVGTSRWTYDLAGQVVEWQDSLGGTRRFRYDAAGQLVAAIDGNGGVTTYDYDANGRTTRITDPLGGVTVREFDAMNRCVAETDPIGRTTRAGYDAAGRQVWQESPDGRRTTWTFDASGRPATMAVDGRTVTALTRDLRRRTVRTVDSTREDGVVVEHELEWNRRGQLVRRTRDGRSVEWTYDADGRRTSMVTPDGTTTSYGYDRAGHLTSIDSSVLGRAAFDHDAAGRLISALAGGMIQSWEHRDGFVVGHTITDSEGSTRTTIDRDDDGRITRVVKGDGSVTTATDYAYDGAHQLVEARIRTTSGTSTISSTNRWRYDAAGRMVAESTDQAALLHVYDAAGQLLTSNDAGGREVRYTYDGAGRRTGERDNRGQAREFVWNPSGYLAGVVHHDRDRVRKTTVHADALGELASVDGTEFFWDTAAYAGAPVLAGDTPILSAGPVTGVGTGWTAPGWRTARSTETDPWATSGAAALGPSVAIGPSGGLAIDGLEWMGARVYDPAVRGFLSVDPFDSVVGTGWAGNPYSYAGNNPLHATDPAGLSPVTDSELAKYRSSNGIGGAWNAVNSWTKSNWEYIAGGAMVLGGAALMATGVGGPLGVMLVSAGANTIIQKATTGEVNWSEVAVSGAAGAVGFGVGGAVAKVAGEGIWATVAVGAASGAADGAVNGGGTYLVGPGPHTASGLVRSTATGAAIGELTGGAGGAAAHGIGSLARSAGHGLGPNPGRALGDIPAEPTGPIVDVPTPAPKPRFIVNSSGDVLDTTRVTIPEGKLGYLLKNQSKAGIFDESMGHTDNTLEPALREHLTSNFGNATPGVRMGGEPLPGFDQTGEKFVVTGPMTGPTGESWNMNTAWGADPDGTVRLITASPAK